Genomic segment of Nocardiopsis mwathae:
CGATCTCCGACCAGCCCTCCGGCCGGACCAGGTAGGCGGCGGCCGCGACGGCGACCGGGTCGGCCGCAGGGGGAACGACGCCCTTGCGCAGCTCCTCGGCGAGCTCCGGCCACACCTGCTCCACCCGAGCGGCGACCTGCGACCGGAACTCGGCGTCGCCCTCCAGCTGGGCGGCGATCTGCGGCCCGGCCAGGCGCGCGCGGCGGCGCGGCTCGAACTTCGCCACGCGGCGAAGGGGCGGCGGCAGCTGGGACATCCTCATCCCGCCCAGGACGTCGGAGCCGTACTCGATGACCCGGGAGCGGACACTCTCCGGTAGCGGGCGGCGCAGGGCCTCCTCGTGGGCGCTCCCCTCCGGATGGGCACCACTCCGCGGGGCCGTACCGTCAGAGGTCATTCCGCTGCGCACCGTTCTCGGCGGTGGTCCCCGCCTCCTCGCCCGCGGGGCGGTCCACGATCTCGACCGAGTCCAGTGCGTTGCACCAGCGGCAGCGCACCTGATCGACGGTCTCGGCGAGCACCTCGCTCTCCTCGACGTCGTAGGCGCCGGACAGGTCGAAGTGCAGGTAGTCGCGCGACCGCACGCTCCGCGTCACGTCGAACCGGGTCAGGTTCCCGCACTGGGCGCACCGCCAGCGCTGGCTTTCGGACGGGACAGAAATACTCAAGGCCACTTCCTCCTTCTGCATCCTCACCGCACGACCCTAGGCCCTGCGCGCCGGGAAACGGCCCGGTGACACCGCAGCACGCCGCGCCGCGCCCGCGCCGACCGGACGCACCATCGCTCCCCCCGCCCCTGGCCTGCACCATCTTTCCACGTAGGTGAGGTCCTGATCTTGACGGATCCGCATCGATCCCGGTGCGGAGCGGACACGATCGGTCACACCGGGACGAACCCGCGTACCGCGCCCGCCCGTCCGTCACCGCGGCCGCTTAGGCTGGCCGGGTGGCAGACCAGCGGCTTTCCCCACCCGGAGCACTCGTCCAAGGCACCCTCGACGAGCTGGGTACCCCCCTCACGCACACGACGTTCGTGGTCGTCGACCTGGAGACCACCGGATCGCGCTCCGACGGCGCCGGGATCACCGAGATCGGCGCCGTCAAGGTGCGCGGCGGCGAGGTCCTCGGCGAGTTCGGCACCCTCGTCGACCCCCGCATGCCCATCCCGCCGCACATCACCCTGCTGACCGGCATCACCCAGGCCATGGTCGCCACCGCCCCCGGTCTGGATGCGGCCCTGCCCGCCTTCCTGGAGTTCGCCGGGCTGCACGCCGAGGGCCCGGCCGAGCAGGACGAGGGTCCCGTGCTGGTCGCCCACAACGCCCCCTTCGACATCGGGTTCCTGAAGGCCGCGTGTGCCCGGCACGGCCACACCTGGCCCGCCCCCACCGTCGTCGACACCCTGCCCATCGCCCGCCGCCTGGTCACCCGCGACGAGGTGCGCAACCACAAGCTCGGCACGCTGGCCGGGTTCTTCGGGGTCCCCGACCTGCCGACCCACCGCGCCCTCGACGACGCCCGCGCCACCGTCGGCGTCCTGCACGGGCTGCTGGAACGCCTCGGCTCACACGGCGTCGACACCCTGGAAGAGCTGAGGAGCTTCCGCACCCCGCGCACCGGCGCCCAGCGCCGCAAGCGCCACCTCGCCGACGACGTCCCCGAGGCCCCCGGTGTCTACGTCTTCACCGACGCCAAGGGCGACACCCTGTATGTCGGCAAGAGCTCGAACCTGCGGCGGCGCGTCCGCTCCTACTTCACCGCCGCCGAGACGCGCGGGCGTATCCGGGACATGATCGCCCTCGTCGAAGGGGTCATCCCGATCGTCTGCGGTACCGCGCTGGAGGCGGAGGTCCGCGAGCTGCGGCTCATCGCCGAGCGCAAGCCGCCCTACAACCGCCGCTCCCGCAACCCCGGACGCGCCGCCTGGCTGAAGCTGACCCGGGAGGCCTACCCGCGGCTGTCGGTCGTCCGCACGGTCCGCGACGACGACGCGCCCTACATCGGCCCCTTCCGCTCCTCCCGCGAGGCCGAACTGGCCCGCGAGGCGCTGCACCAGGCCATCCCGCTGCGCCAGTGCACCCACCGCTTCTCCCCCGCCCGCCCCATCAGCGCCTGTGTTCTGGCCCAGCTGGGCCGGTGCGGCGCGCCCTGCGACGGCAGCGAGTCCCCCGCGCGCTACGCGGAGCACGCGGCGGCCGCCGAGGCGGCCATGACCACCGACGCCACCCCCGTCGTCGAGGCGCTGAGCGGTCACATCACCCGGCTCTCCGTCGAACTGCGCTATGAGGAGGCCGCGCTCCACCGCGACCGGCGGGCCGCGTTCGTGGCCGGCGCCGCGCGCGCCCAGCGCCTCGCCGCCCTGGCCGCGGTGCCCCAGCTGGTCGCCGCGCAGCCGACCCGGCCGGGGTGGGAGGTGCACGTCATCCGGTACGGGCGGCTCGCCGGGAGCGGCACGATGCGGCCCGGAAGCGATCCCCACGCCTACGTCGAGGCGCTCGTCGCGGCCGCCGAGACCGTGTTCCCCGGCCCCGGCCCCAGTCCGCGGGCGACCCCCGGGGAGATGG
This window contains:
- a CDS encoding DEDD exonuclease domain-containing protein; amino-acid sequence: MADQRLSPPGALVQGTLDELGTPLTHTTFVVVDLETTGSRSDGAGITEIGAVKVRGGEVLGEFGTLVDPRMPIPPHITLLTGITQAMVATAPGLDAALPAFLEFAGLHAEGPAEQDEGPVLVAHNAPFDIGFLKAACARHGHTWPAPTVVDTLPIARRLVTRDEVRNHKLGTLAGFFGVPDLPTHRALDDARATVGVLHGLLERLGSHGVDTLEELRSFRTPRTGAQRRKRHLADDVPEAPGVYVFTDAKGDTLYVGKSSNLRRRVRSYFTAAETRGRIRDMIALVEGVIPIVCGTALEAEVRELRLIAERKPPYNRRSRNPGRAAWLKLTREAYPRLSVVRTVRDDDAPYIGPFRSSREAELAREALHQAIPLRQCTHRFSPARPISACVLAQLGRCGAPCDGSESPARYAEHAAAAEAAMTTDATPVVEALSGHITRLSVELRYEEAALHRDRRAAFVAGAARAQRLAALAAVPQLVAAQPTRPGWEVHVIRYGRLAGSGTMRPGSDPHAYVEALVAAAETVFPGPGPSPRATPGEMECVLRWLGSPGIRLIDTAAPWTCPVNGAEKHRELTDWQRDSAYD